AAATAGGATAATAGGTAAGCATCCGATGAGCGAAAAATCCGTCGACCTGGAGTTTTCCAACAAGTACGACCGCAAGCATGCCGAGCGCTATCTGCGTAAGCACCAGGCCGGGTTGTCGCGGAAACTTTCCCACTGGCGCGATGTCCAGATAGCCCGCCAGGCATTGAAGCTCGCTGGTCAGCCCAATCTGGTGCTCGACCTGCCGTGCGGTGCCGGGCGCTTCTGGCCGATGCTGGCCGAAAAGGAAAACCGAGTGATCATCGGTGCGGACAATTCTCCGGACATGATCGCGGTCGCATGCGCCGGGCAGCCGGAAGAGGTTGTAAAACGCGTTCGACCTTTGCAGACTTCGGCGTTTGCCATCGATCTGCCGGATAACGCCGTCGACAGCATCTTCTCGATGCGCCTGATGCACCACATCGGCGAGTCGGATGATCGACTGACCATGCTGCGCGAGTTCCACCGCGTAACCCGCGACAGTGTAATCCTGTCTATGTGGGTGGATGGCAACTTCAAGTCCTGGAAACGCAAGCGCGCCGAAGCAACTCGCAAGAAGCACGCCTACCAGAACCGTTTCGTGATTCCGTCCAAGACTATCGAGGCGGAGTTCCGCCAAGCGGGTTTCAAGGTTCAGGATCACATCGATTTCGTCCCGCTGGTTCATATGTGGCGGGTCTACATTCTGCGTAAGGAATAATTAATGGCCGCTGATCTGGCATCTCTGCAGCAAATTTCCGGTGAAAACGCTATCGATCGCTGGTTGCAGATTCCCGGCAAATGGGTAGAGGAACCCAATCGGCGGCGCGGCGGCGAAAGCGGTGTGCAGCG
The Pseudomonas triclosanedens DNA segment above includes these coding regions:
- a CDS encoding class I SAM-dependent methyltransferase — its product is MSEKSVDLEFSNKYDRKHAERYLRKHQAGLSRKLSHWRDVQIARQALKLAGQPNLVLDLPCGAGRFWPMLAEKENRVIIGADNSPDMIAVACAGQPEEVVKRVRPLQTSAFAIDLPDNAVDSIFSMRLMHHIGESDDRLTMLREFHRVTRDSVILSMWVDGNFKSWKRKRAEATRKKHAYQNRFVIPSKTIEAEFRQAGFKVQDHIDFVPLVHMWRVYILRKE